CGACGGCGAGGATGCCCGTGGCAACTCGAAGCACTGGCACGTGTTCCACGTCGTGGCCCGTCGCTGCCCCGACGGCTCGTGGGATTGCGCCGAGTAGCTAGCGGCGGTAGATGTCCGGAACCAGGAACTCCCAGTCCGGATGTGCGTGCGGCCGCGTCTCGCCGGGCTTCTGGGGCACGAACGGGTCGGGCGTGAGGTCGGTGCGGTTGTGCCACCGGCAATCGGGGTTGCCGGTGTCGAGGAAGCGCAGGACCTCGACATGCCCGTCCTGGAAGCCGTACACGCCCTTGCCGGCGTGCCAGTAGCTGTATGGGCCGGGGTTGTCGCCGTAGTAGTTGGCGACCAGCGGCGGGCTGACACGCAGGTGGCAGAAGGCGCGGTTGGTTTCGGCCACCAGGATGGTGTGGCTCGGGCGATCGATGACCGTGTCGATGATCCGGGCGTCGTCGTCGATGACCCGGCGGCGCCAGAGCAGGTGGCCGTTGAGCGCGTAACTCGAGTTAACGTCGCCGACGCATCGGAGCCCGCCGCTCTCGTAGCCGAACTCGCTGCGGGGTCCGGGGTCGGGATGGAGCGGGCAGCACCAGACCTTGGAGTCGTCGAGGTAGCCCTGATCGATCAGGAGTTGACGCCAGGTGACGTATTCGCCGGCACTCTCACGCACGCGGTTTTCTGGGAGCCGAGAGCCATTCGATGCCGAGAACGCGTTGATGCCCACGAGCATCTGACGCACATTGCTGAGGCATCGCGACTCGCGGGCGGCGTCCCGGGCTTGCAGGATGATGGGCGTGCCAATCGAGAACAGCACGAGGGCGATGATGACGACCACGACCATCTCGGTGACAGTGAACGCACGACGATTGGGTGGGGTGTTCGTACGCACTTAGCCACCACTTCCGAGCTTCACCAGGCGGATCGGGTTGTCGAGTGCGTACTCGAACGACCGGGGCCAGCGGTTGCTCCGGCCCGTCGAGGGCGGGTAGTACGCGATCTCGTAGCCGCCCTCGACCTCGCGGATGAGTAGCTTGAAGCGGGTGCCGATGAGTCGCGGGTCTCGCCCGCCGGCCTGGATGCTCTGGACGCGGGAGTAGCCGTCCATCTGCGTCCACTCGATGACGCGGTAGCGGCCGGCGTTCCAGCTATCGGGGCCGAAGCGGATCTCTTCGCCCGAGATCCGGACGATGATGCGTTCGGACTCGGTCCACGGACCGAGGATGCCGAGCGGGCCGGCGTCTTCGGGGATCTCGTCGCGCTGGTCCCACCCCGGCGGCGGCCGCACGCCGTACCAGTCGGGCTCGTTCTTGCCGATCTGGACGAGGCCGTCCTTCTCGCGGATGACGAGCCGATCGAACTCGTCGAAGCCGACTTGGAGCGTGAGGTTCTGGCCTCGGCGGAACCTGGCCCACTCGTCGCTCTCGGGCAGCACGCGCGCGGTGCGCACGTCGAGCTCGGCGACTTCCCGCAGGTCGGTCTTCGGATCGTCTTCGACTTGGCGGGATCGGCTGATGTCCAGCCGGATGCGACGCGGCTTGCCGCTCTCGGGCTCCATGCCGCGGCGGATCGCGATGCCGTCGTCGGTGATGAAGGTGCCGCTGGCGTTGAAGTCCTCGTCGTAGGCCGAGATCATCTGGAACTGGCCGAGCCGCCCCCTCGGCCGCGCGGGACCGGTGGCGACTTGCGAGGTCGCGCCCGCCAGCACGGGCATCGGGGCGTTGTTGCCCGGCTGGCCCGCACCCCCGCTGGGGGTGAGCAGCAGCGATCCGATGGTGGCCGCGGCGCCGGCGGCCACGGTGAGGGCGGCCGTTCCCAGGACGGCCGTGCCTTTCGACTGTTGGACGCCGATGCCGGCGATAGCGATCTTGCCCACGTGCGCGGGCGCCGCGCCGATTGACAGGCCGGACGTCGCGTGCTGGAGCGCCGCGGCGAGCGTGGCGCCTCCGGCGACGACCAGCCCGCTCTTGCCGAGCCGACCGCGCAGGCGATCGAGTGCCTTGGAGAGCCGACGCGAAACGGCGCCCTCGCTCAGGCCCATGTCTGCTGCAAGCTCGACCTGCGGCCGGCCGGCGAGATAGCGCGCGACGATGAGCTGGCGATCTTCGTCGGCAAGCTCGGCGAGGGCTTGATCGATGAGCGGCTCGAGCTCGGACCAGAGGCCTTGCGCCGGATCGTCGAGCGCGAGCCCCTGGCGGTGGCTGGCGGCGGCGCCCTCGGCCCGCGAGCGGGCGCTCGACCGGCGGATCAAGTCGATCGACGCGCCCACCGCACATGCGTGCAGCCAGGCCGCGACGTTGCTGCGGATGCGGTGAGCCCCGCGGGCGAGCCTCAGGAAGGTCTCCTGGGCCGCGTCTTCGGCGTCGGCCTCGCTGCCCAGGGTCCGCCGGCACGTCGCCAGCACCATGGCGTGGTAGCGGTGACTGAGCACCTCAAACGCCCGCGGATCGCCCGTGCGGACGTAGGAACGCAGCGCCGCGGCGTCGTCGAGGCCGGCGAGGGTTGCGTCGGCGTGGCTGGGCATCGTGAACATGGTTGGGCTCCTCTGCCCCACAGTCGCACGCCGGTGGTCCGTCTTGCGCGCGGCGATACCCTCACGTGCCTGACCGAAGGCGGTCTTCAGCGAACCGCGGGACTCGTCCTGGAATGCGGGGCGGGCGATCCCGAATCAGGACTTGCGAGGAGCATGCGATGGCCGAAGCGGTCGTGTCCGTCCAGGACATCCACAAGAAGTACGGCGGACTGGGCCGGAAGGTCCATGCGCTCCGCGGCGTCACGATGGACGTACCGCGTGGGTCGATCTTCGGCCTTCTCGGACCCAACGGCGCGGGCAAGAGCACGCTGGTCAAGATCCTGATCACGGCCGTCAAGCGAACGGGCGGCGGCGGATCGCTGCTGGGCAAGCCCATCGGCAACAAGGACGTGCTCTCGCGCGTCGGCTACCTGCCCGAGCACCACAACATGCCCAAGCACCTGACCGGGCGGCAGGTGATCGAGTTCTTCGGCGCCATGACGAAGATGTCGCGAGCCGACCGCAAGCGGCGCGCGGGCGAACTGCTCGAGCTCGTGCGCATGAGCGACTGGCACGACAAGAAGGTCGGCGGCTACTCGAAGGGCATGCGGCAGCGGATCGGCATCGCCCAGGCACTCGTGGCCGACCCCGACCTGGTGATCCTCGACGAGCCGACCGACGGCGTGGACCCGGTCGGTCGGCGTGACATCCGCCGCGTGCTGCAATCGATGCGAGACGATGGCCGCACGGTGTTCATCAACAGCCACTTGCTGGGCGAGCTCGAGATGGTGTGCGACACGGTCGCCATCATGCACAAGGGCCAGGTCGTCTCGACGGGCTCCATCGACGCGTTGACGGCCGGCATGCTTCGGTACGAGATCGAGGTCGACCAATCCGATCCGATGTCGCTCGTCCGCGGCCTGCTGAACGACAAGGGCACCCTGGCGGGCGGCGAGACCATCGAGGCGGACAAGAGCCGCCTGTGGATCGGCACGACCGAAGCAGCGACCATCCAGCCCGTCATCGACGCGATCCGTGCGCAGGGCGGCATGATCAAGGAAGTGCGCACGCACCGGCCCTCGCTCGAAGACCTCTTCATGCAAGCCGTGGCCGAAGACGACAGCCCGGGCGCCGCCCCGCAGGCCAAGAGGGGGAGCCCGTCATGATGACCCAGACGATGGCATTGCTGGTCGATGCGTATCGCGAGCTGTGTGCGAAGAAGCTGTTCTGGATCACGATGATCCTGAGCGTGCTCGTGGTCGCCGCGTTCGCGATGGTCGGCATCAACGAGAAGGGGCTGACGTTCCTGTGGTTTCAGATGCCTGCTGACGCGTTCGGCGTGCCTCTGACCAACGAGACGCTCCCGCCCGGGCTGCTCTATCGCACGATGTTCGCCAGCCTTGCCGTCCCGTTCTGGCTGAGCTGGGTCGCGGTGATCCTGGGCCTGATCTCGACCGCGGGCATGATCCCTGATCTCATCCAGAGCGGCACGATCGAGGCGGTGCTGAGCCGTCCGATCGGACGCATCCGCCTGCTGCTGACCAAGTTCGCCGGCGGGCTCCTGTTCATGACGCTTCAAGTGGGCGTGTTCAGCCTCCTCGCGTTCCTGGTCATCGGCATCCGCGGTGGGTCGTGGGCGTTCGAGGTGTTCCTGGCCGTCCCCATCGTCGTGCTGATGTTCAGCTATCTGTTCGCGATCTGCGTGCTGCTCGGCATGCTAACACGATCGACCATCGCGGCGCTCCTGCTGACCATGCTCATCTGGATGGCAATCTTCATCGTGAACATGGGTGATGGCATCGCCGTGAGCATCCACGAGAACATCAAGGCCCAGGAGCGCGTCCAGGTCGCCCGCGTCGAGCGGATGGAGCGCAACGCCACGCAGGTGCTGCTCGAGGAACGCAACGCCGAGCGGGCCGACCAGGGCCTGGAGCCGCTCGAGACGCTCGAAGTACCACCGACGGCCGAGGATCTCGAGGGCAAGGACGTTCGGCTCGCATCGAACAAGCTCGAACTCGAGGAATTGCGATCGGGCGAGCGACTGGCAAACCGCTGGCGCCAGGGCATCTACGCCGTCAAGACGGTCTTGCCGAAGACCCAGGAGACGATCAACCTACTCGAACGCTGGACGGTCGATCGCGAGGCGCTCCAGGAGATCAGCGGCGGACCTTCGGAAGACGAAGACGAGCGTGCGATGGAAGAAGGCCAACAGGCCACCGCCGACGAGCTCGGCAACCGCCCGCTGTGGTGGATCCTCGGAACGAGCCTGTTGTTCGAAGCGATCGTGCTCGGCTTGGCCGCTTTGATGTTCAAGCGACGCGACTTCTAGGGGCGACGAAGGGTCAGGCGAGCCACGAATCGTCGAACGCCATGCCGGGCGCGACCACGGCCGCATCGCCACGCTCAAGCATGCCGGCGACCGGGTACGCGCAGTAGTCCAGCGCGAAGGCGCCGGCGGGGCGATGGTTGCCGCTGGTGCCCAGGCCGCCGAAGGGCAGCTTGCTGCTGGCGCCCGCGGTCGCGCAGTTGAGGTTCACGCAGCCAGCGCGGGCGTCGGCCATGAAGTCGGCGATGGTGTCCTCGTCGTGCGTGAAGATGCTGGCGGCCAGGCCGTAGCGCGTGGCGTTGACCTGCTCGATGCCTTCTTCGTACGAACCAACGGTGGTGACACGCAGCATCGGGCCAAACACTTCGACGTCGCAGCCGGCGTCGTCGCCGTCGTCTGCACTGAACTTGTCGACGCGGATCACGCCCGGGCTGACGTAGGAGCCGTCTTCGAGCGATGCCGGCGCGGTGGCCTGCATCAGGATCTCGCCGCCGTTCTTGGCCGCTCGCGTCTGGAAGTCGAGCACGGCGTCGCGGGCATTGTCGTCGATGATCGGTCCCATGAAGACCGGGGCCTCGCTGCGCGGTGGGCCGATGACCATGGCGCCGGCGGCCTTGAGGATCGCGGGGATGAGCCTATCGGCGACCTGCTCATGCACGATGAGGCGACGACCGCAGGTGCATCGCTGGCCGGTCGTGACGAACGCGCCGCGGGCGATCTCGATGGCGGCTTGCTTGAGGTCGGCGTCGGGCATGACGAGCACGCCGTTGTTGCCGCCCATCTCGAGCGCGACGATCCGCCCCGGCGAGTCGAGGTTGCTCTCGAGGATCTTGCGGCCGACGGGCCACGAGCCGGTGAACAGGATGCCGTCGACGCCGTCGTGGTTCACGAGCTTCTGTGCCACGTCGGCCTTGCCCTGCACGAGGTTCACGACGCCCTTGGGCGCACCGCTGTCGTCGAGCGCCTGCTGGAAGAGCTCGATGATGAACTGCCCCACCGCCGGCACCTTGTCGCTGGGCTTGAGCACGACCGTGTTGCCCATGAGCAGCGCGGGCACGATGTGGCCGTTGGGCAGGTGGGCCGGGAAGTTGAACGGCCCAACCACTGCCATCACGCCGTGGGGGCGGAACCAGCAGCGGCCTTCCTTGGTCTCGCCGAGGTTCAGCGAGAAGCCCGCGACGCGCTGTCGGCCTGCATGAGCGCCCTGCTCGAGCGTGATGTCGACCTTGCCTGCGAGCGCGGCGGCCTCGCCCTTGCAGTCCCACATGGCCTTGCCGGTCTCTTGCGCGATCAGATCGGCGATGTCGCCCGCACGCTCTTGCACCAGCGCCTTGTACCGCAGCAGCACGCCCGCGCGCTGCTCGACGTCCCAGCGGCTCCAGGTTCGCAGCGCGTCGCGCGCGGCGGCGACGGCCTGGTCGACGTGCTCGACCGAGGGCGCGCCCGACCAGATCACGCGGCCGCGCTGCGCCGGGTCGTACGACACGAGCGCGTCGCCCTCGATGGCGTGATAGGTACCGCCGATGAGGTTGCTGGGCGGGTTCGACAGGGCTGCGGGTGCGGTCGTGGGGGTCGCGGTCATCCGGTCTTCTTCCTCCGTGGCGTCTTGGTCGTCTTCTTCTTGTGGGTGCTGCGCTTCTTGGCCGACTCGACCGATTCGGCCGTCCCGTCGAGCGTGGGCATCGGGCTGATCACGGTGCACGCGACCTCGTCGCCCTCGTCGGCGTGCAGGGCGGCCATCGCGTCCTTGGGCAGGCACAGGGCGCCGTTCTTTCGCGCGAAGGCCGACTGGATCGCGACGTACTCGCCCTCGCTATCGAGCGTGCTGACGATCGCCAGGCCCTTGCAGCTCGAGGGCGACGCGGCCTTGCCCAGCTTGATCGTCTCGGTCGCGCGGACGAGCGGGATGTCGTCGGTCCTGGCCTGCAGGTGCGGGCCGCCGTCGAAGGGGTCGATGACGCCCTGGTAGGCAAAGCCGAGCTTCTCGAGCATCTTGCGGGCGGGGATCGTGTCCTTGCCCACCTGGCCCACGCCCTGGCGGGCCTTCGGTGGCAGCAGGCTCAGGTAGATGTCCTCGCGCGGAAGCAGGCTGAACATGAACTCGCGGCTGTACTGGCAGAAGCGGTCGGCCTCGTCGTAGCTCAGGTTGATGAACCGCCGGCCCAGGGCGTCCCAGAACAGGTTCTCGCCCGCGTCGCTGATGGGCGCCATCATCTCGGCCAGCACGTGGTCGGCGAAGTTGTCGCGGTACACGCCCATGAAGTGGAAGCGGACGAAGCTGAGCAGGCGACCGAGCTTGGCCTTGTGGGCTCGGTAGGCCGGCTGGACGATCAGCCCGCCGATCTCGGTCGGGCTGCTCTCGTCGAGGTGCAGCGTGGCGACGGTGTGGGTCATGCCCGTGTGCAGGCTCTCGCTGAAGAATCGCCGCTCGCTGATCTTGAACCCGACGTTGGGGTTGCCCGGACCGCCCATCGAACTGACGAGCTGGCTCGAGCCGACGAGCGATCCGGTCTCGGTGTCCTCGAGCACGAAGACGAAGAGCTCGCTCTCGCTGAGGCTCTGCTGCAGGCCCGTGCCGGCACCGCTGCTTCCGCGGTTTCGGCGGAGCGTCTTGGGATCGTCCTCGAGCGGCTCGCCGCGGGCGACGTGCTTGAAGCACTCGCGGCTGCGGAGGATCTTCTCCATGATGATGTCGCGATCGGGCGGCAGGTTGATGAAGTGGACCATCCTGGCCAGCTTCAGCAGCGTGTCGACGTCTTCGATCTTGGCGCGGCGGATGACGTGCATACGGCCCCTTGCTTCCAATCAGACAAACAGACCGAATCAGCCCGCGACCTTCGCCAGCGCCCGCTCCACCACCTCGAACACGCGCGGCCAGTCCTCGAGCTTCATGACGCCCAGCGGCGGCAGCATGCGGACGTGGTAGGGACCATGCCCGCACCAAAAGAGGATGACGCCTTCTTCGAAGCAGGCCTTGCAGGCCGCGGCGACCTTGGCCTTGTCGCCGCCGAAGGGCGTGAAGCGCATCATGCCGCCCTCGCCCGCGACCAGGTCCTCGACGAACAGCGCGGGCGGGAACCAGTCGGGGTGCTTCTTGATGAGCGCCTCGGCCTGCTCGCGGAAGGCCTTGTGGTGCTTGGCGATCAGGCCGTCGTCGCCGTAGTAGGGCGTGCCGTCCAGCCCCTCGTCGAGCATCTCGAGCATGCGGGTGCCGACGGTGAAGTCGGTCGCGCTGCCGGTAAAGGTGCCGCTCAGGAGGCCCGGGCGGGGCTTGTATTCGTCGGTCCACAGCGTCGCGCAGGCCTGGGTCATCTTCCCAACACAGAACACGTCGACGTAGTCGCCCAGATCCATGCTCTCGTAGGCGAACATCTCCTTCGTGCGGCCGAAGCTCTGGATCTCGTCGTCCCAGATGGCGATGCCCTTGTCGCGGCACACGTCCATGAGGGCCGTGAAGAACTCGCGCGGAGCCGTGTTGAATCCGCCCTCGCCCTGGACCAGCTCGAAGATGAAGCACGCGTGCTGCTTGGGGTAGCGCTCGATGAACTGGTTCAGGCGCCACACGCAGTGGTCGATGAATCGGGTCTTCCCGCCGACCTCTTCCGCGGCCCGCTCGTTCCAGAAGGGCATGTAGTCGACCTGGGTCGTCAGCGGGATGCCGTCGCGCCCGGCGTGCGAGTCGCCGATCTGGGCCATGGTGACGCTGCGGCCCATGAAGCAGTGCTTGAACGCCAGCACGCGGCCGGCGGGGTAGTTCTTCTGGTAGCACACCTTCAGGGCGCTCTCGTTGGCCATCGCGCCCGAGGTGGTGATGAACGCCTCGCTGAGCCGGCTGTTGCGGCCGGCGAGCTCGAGCAGCTTCTCGCCGAAGCGGTAGGCCTCGAAGTTGCTCATCAGGTTGCCGCTCTTGGCGACGTCCTCGATCGACGCCCGGGCCTGGGCCCGCACGAGCTCGGGGTGGCTGTGGCCGAAGAAGTGGACGCCGATGCCGATGATCATGTCCCACTTGACGCTGCCATCGGCCAGCTCGACCAACGCCCCATTGCCGATGCCGCTGCCGATGTACTTGTACAGCAGCGGCCGGCCCTTCATGGCCTCGGCCCGCTCGACCATCGCCTCGAAGCTCGCGGCGGCCTCGCCCTGGGCGGGCCGCACGTCGGTGAGGGCCTTGCTGTGCTCGGCGACCCTGGACACGATGGTGTCGATGGCGCCCTCGACGGCGGGGTCGGTGGCGAGCGCGTGGCCCGCCAGGCCGGGGGCGAGGGCGGGCGTGGAGGTCTTGGAAGGCTGCGATTCGAGGCGGGTCATTCGGGTCTCCCTGGATAGCGGCTCTCCGGCCGATAGAGGGTAGGGGCCGCGCAGACAGCGCAATAGCAGATGTATCGGCCCCATTCAGCCCCGTCCAAAGTCCTTCACCGGCTTCGCCTCGCTACTTTCAAGCGGAATCGCATGCCATGGACCCCGACCTCCTCCACCTGCTGCTCATCACCCTCGTCGCGGCCGTCATCGCCGACCTTTCGATGGCCTTCGGCGTGCTGCCGTTCTTCTTCGTCAAGAACATGTCGAAGCGGCTCACCGGCATGTTCTCGGCGGCCGCCGGCGGCATGATGGCGGCGGCCAGCCTCGTGCAGCTCGTCGGCGAGGGGCTCGACCGGGCCCCGGGCTGGCAGGCCTGGGAGGTCGCCGCGGGGCTGGCCTCGGGGGCGGCGTTCTATTGGATGGCCGTCAAGTGGGTCAGCAGCAACGGCGACTTCGACATCGCCAACCTGCGAAAGTCCGGCGGCAAGCGGGCGCTGCTCATCGTCGCCGCCATGACCGTGCACAGCCTTCCCGAGGGCGTGGCCATCGGCGTCGCGTTCGGCGCCGACTTTCGTGGTGACGGAACGCTCCCGACGCTGGGCGTGAGCATCGCCAGCGCGCTCGCCGTGCACAACATCCCCGAGGCCATCGCCATCACCCTCGCGCTCATGTCCGCCGGGCTGAGCGTGCGGGCCTGCCTCTTCTGGGCGCTCTTCACCAGCCTGCCCCAGCCGCTGGCCGCCCCGTTCGCGGCGTGGTTCGTGTGGCTGTTCGAGCCCTTGCTTCCCTTCGGCATGGGCCTGGCCGCGGGCGCGATGGTGTTCCTCGTCGTCGACGACCTCATTCCCGAGGCGCTCGAGCGTGCCAACAGCACACTGGTCTCGATCGCGTTCGTGGGCGGCGTGACGGCGATGATCGTGCTGGGGCGGCTGGTGGGGTTGTAGGCCATACGCTCCCGCGTGCCCGCGACTTTCGCCCAACGCTCCACTCCCGGCATCGCCTCGGCCGTCGCCGTGTTCGAGGTGGTCGGTGATATCGACGCGGCGTGCGAGGCCGTCGGCTTTGGTGCACCAGCGGTCGGCAGGGCCGCGCTGCGCACGGTGCCGGGGGTCGACACGCTGCTGGCGATCCGCCCCGATGCGCGCACGCTGTTGTTTACGCCCCACGGCGGCGTGCAGGTGTGCCGATCGCTTGCAAGAGCGCTGCTCGAAGCAGGCATCGCACGCTCCGACGCCGATCCCGCGTGGCCGGAAGCCTCCGAAGAGATCGAGGCACGCATGCTCTCCGCGCTCGGCCGCGTGCGCGGCGACCGTGCGGTTGCGCACCTGCTGAGCCAGCCGGCCCGATGGACGTCCGAGCTCGATGAAGTCCCGGATGACATTGCACGCGAGTTAGATCGCCTCCTCCACCCGCCCCTGGTCGTCGCCACCGGCCCGGCCAACGTCGGCAAGTCGAGCCTGGCCAACGCGCTCGCGGGTCGAACGGTCGCACGTGTTGCCGACCGGCCGGGCGTGACGCGCGACGCCGTGGCGGTGGACTTGGAACTCGACGGCCTCGTCGTGCGATGGCTGGACGCCCCGGGGGTGGACCTCGCCGAAGATCAAGTCCTCGCCGAGGCCCAGGCGTTGGCACGACAAGCCATCGACGCGGCCGATCTGGTTTTGTGGTGCGCCGACGCCAGATCCGGGGCTCCAGCAGCGGATGGCCTCCGGGTCGCGATGCGATCCGACCTGCTCGAAGGCCCGCCTCCGGCTTGGGCGGATGCCGCCGTCTCCGCCACGATCGGGTCGGGCCTGGCGGACCTCACCCGCTTGGTCCGCCAGAGGCTGGTGTCCGACGAGGCCCTCGCCCACCCGGGCCGCTGGGCATTCTGGAAGCCGCCCTCCTAACCTTCCCCCATGGACGAACGCCAGGGACAGATCAAGGACCGCGCCGGGCTCGACGAGTCGCGGATCAACGAGGAATTCCGGGACTTCCTGGTCAAGTGGGGGCCCAGGGCCCTCATCGTGATCGCCCTGATCGCCCTGGCCTTCAGCGGCCGGCGGTACCTCAACCAGCAGGCCGACGAGCGCACCGACGAGGCGTTCGTCCAGCTCGCCCTGGCGACCGGCAGCCAGAGCACCAGCCCCGACACCCTGCTGAGCCTGGCCCGCCAGTACGAGGACGTCGGCGCCGTCCCCCACGTCGCCCGCCTGACCGCCGGCGAGGCCTACCTCTCGGCCGTACGTCGCGGCGTGGTCATCGGAGCCCAGGCCGGGCCGACGGGCGAGTTCCCGGCCGAGGAACTGCTCGACGAGGAGCTCCGCACGAGCTACCTGGGCCAGGCGCGCCAGGCCTTCGAGCAGGTCGTCGACGCCGAGCCGGCCGACGTCCACCTCGTGCGAGCGCACATGGGCCTGGCCGCCGTCGCCGAGGCGCTGGGCGAGATCGATGAGGCGCGCACGCACTACCAGCGCGCCGCGACGATCGACCGCGACGCCGGCTACGGCGCGATGGCCCAGCTCGCCGAGGCGCGGCTGAACAGCCTCGACGCGCTGGCGGCACGCACGAGCCTTCCCTCGACCGCGCAGCTCCCGCAGCCCGAGGTTCCCTCGGCCGAGGAGCGCGACGAGGCCGACCCGTTCGGCCTGGGCGGGCTCGATCTGGAGGGCCTGGGCATCGGCGGAGAGGGCGACGGGACGGGCGCCATGGACACGCCGCTGGGCGGTGGCCTGTTCGATCCGCCGGCCGACGAGCCCGCGTCCGAGCCCACCCCCGACCCCGAGCCGACTCCTGACCCCACCCAAGACCCGGGCCAGTGAGTCAGCTTCCCGAACTTCCCTCTCTGATCGACCCCGGCGGCAAGATCGACCAGGACGCGTTGCGCGCGGCCGTCGAGCGCTTCGGGCCCGACGACGCCGAGGCGCGCCGCGTCGAGCTTACCCTGCAGCGCGACGTCAAGGACAGGCTCGACAAGTACCTCACCAGCCGCATCCCGTTCATGAGCCGAAGCCAGATCCAGCGGATGATCGACGACGGGGCGGCGATTGTGAACGGCCAGCCCGCGCGGGCGTCGACCAAACTGCGTCTCAACGACACCGTCGAGCTCGTGCTGCCGCCCCCGCCGAGCGGGCACATCGAGGCCGAGGACATCCCCATCGACGTGCTCTACGAGGACGAGCACCTGATCGTGCTCAACAAGCGGCCGGACATCATCGTGCACCCGGCGCGCAGCCACAACACGGGCACGATGCTGGGCGCCCTCGCCTGGCACTTCCAGCATGCGAGCGACGGCGGCTTGTCTCCGGTCGGCGCCGACCTCGCACGACCCGGCGTCGTGCACCGCCTCGACCGCGAC
This Phycisphaerales bacterium DNA region includes the following protein-coding sequences:
- a CDS encoding GTPase; protein product: MPATFAQRSTPGIASAVAVFEVVGDIDAACEAVGFGAPAVGRAALRTVPGVDTLLAIRPDARTLLFTPHGGVQVCRSLARALLEAGIARSDADPAWPEASEEIEARMLSALGRVRGDRAVAHLLSQPARWTSELDEVPDDIARELDRLLHPPLVVATGPANVGKSSLANALAGRTVARVADRPGVTRDAVAVDLELDGLVVRWLDAPGVDLAEDQVLAEAQALARQAIDAADLVLWCADARSGAPAADGLRVAMRSDLLEGPPPAWADAAVSATIGSGLADLTRLVRQRLVSDEALAHPGRWAFWKPPS